In the Deferribacter desulfuricans SSM1 genome, ATGAGCAAGCCAATTTTTAGCTTCGTCAACAATAATTTCTATAAGCTCTTCTTTTGACAATGATTCCAATTCTGGATATTTACCCATCCTCTTTCCTCTAAATCTAACTAAATTATTTATTTAACAAATCTTTCTTTTTTAGCCAAAAATCAAAGCTTCTTCCTGGCACAAAAATGTCAAGCCCCACCGATGGAGTATCTAATGGATTTGTAACAATGTGAACCTCATCACCCTCAATATAAGCTGTATCATATTTATTCAACAAAACTTCACCATCTTTTTCTGTCCAAATAGAAAGCTGCCCCTCCAATACTATCAGAATCTGAGAGTTAGGATGATTATGTT is a window encoding:
- a CDS encoding cupin domain-containing protein; protein product: MKVVKYDSAKRYQPEKGWERISLCEESDISIEYFVKPPKHSSPKHNHPNSQILIVLEGQLSIWTEKDGEVLLNKYDTAYIEGDEVHIVTNPLDTPSVGLDIFVPGRSFDFWLKKKDLLNK